The Nitrospirota bacterium DNA segment AGCTGATGCAGGGGCGGAGCGATTCCGAGTCCCGCCAGCAGGAAATTTCTGACATCTCTCGCTCGCTGAAAGCCTTGGCCAAGGAGCTCAACGTGCCGGTTGTGGCGCTGTCTCAGCTCAGCCGCGCCGTGGAAGCCAGGAAGCCGCCAGTCCCGATGCTGGCTGACCTCCGCGAGAGCGGCGCGATCGAACAGGACGCCGACGTCGTGATGTTCATCTACCGTGAGGAGGTCTATGACCAGAACTCCGAACGGAAGGGCATTGCCGATATTCTCATCAGTAAACATCGGAACGGTCCGATCGGAAAAAAAGAACTCTTCTTCCACGATCGTTTTGCCAAGTTCGAAAGCCTCGATAATCGCGAAGTCGTTTGACCCGGTCCCATCCCACTCGTATAATCTTTCTGACCTACATAGGCAGAGAGGCTGAAGGTAGATAGGCTGAAGGTTTTTAGCCTTCGGTCTTCAGCCTGAGCACCTGAGCCGTTATGCTACATCCAGCAAGGGGATCGTGCAAATTTTCACGATAGGCTTCATCCTGAGTCGAACGGCGAGTAGCCGAGGCCGTTCGTTACTCAGAGGAGTGGCGGGCGCGCTGGTGCCCTTCGCACTCGTGGCCTGCGCCACAGCGCCTCACGCGCCGAAAGAACCGCTCACCACTGCCAACGTGCCCAAGGCCATGTCCTCAATCCATTCTCCCGATGCCGCAGCCTCTTTCCATTTTATGCTCGGATACCAAGCCGAACTTGCGCAAGACATGGATCGTGCCATTCAGGAATATCAGGCCGCGCTGAAGACGGATCCCAGGTCCCAGTCTGTGAACGCAAGGCTGGCCGGTCTCTACTTTTCGTTGGGCGATGTGCCCAATGCCGTTCGTTATGCGGATCAGGCCGCAGAGGGAGCAAGCCAAGACGCTCAATTGCTCACACAGATGGCCGGCATCTTAGCCAGCGCGGGGCAGGGAGAGCGGGCGGTAACCTTGCTGGATCGGGCGATCGAAGTCGACCCGACATCCGGTGACCCCTATTTTACAAAGGGCCTACTGCTCCTGAATCTGAAACGGCAGCCCGAGGCCGAGCAGGCTGTTCGAGCTGGTCTGGCACGGGTTCCCGAATCGGCAGTCGGGTATTATCATCTGGGGCGTATCCTCCTCGATGAGGGAAAAGGGGAAGAGGCGGCGGCAAGTCTGGAGCGGGCGATTACAGTCAATGCCTCATTTGAACCGGCCTATCTTGCTCTCGCGTCGATCTATGAATCACGCCAGGATCAGGAGCGAGCGGTCTCGGTGTTGCGGAAATATCTCCAGACGGTGAATCCGCGAAACCGGGATATCCGGCACCAGTTGGTGCGGCTCTATGTGGCGGCAAAGGACTTCCCGGGCGCCAGGAAAGAGTTGAGCGATTTGCTGACGGAAGATCCGTCGGATCTTGATGCCCAGCTTCGACTGGCGCTTGTGTATGGGGAAGAGAAAGAATATCCCAAGGCCATCGACCAGCTGCTCCAGATTCTCAAGGCGCGCCCGACGGAGCTCAAAATCAGAGATTACCTTGGGTTTCTCTACGAGGAGGCTAAAGATACGAAGAAGGCCATCGAGACCTATACCTTTAATGTTCAACTGGAGCCGTCCTACTTCGAAGGGCATCTGCATCTCGGCGTGTTGTTCTATCGATTGAAGCAATTTCCTGAGGCCATCACGCATTTGACCAAGGCGATTACGATCAATCCGAAGCAGCCAGAATCCCACATTGTGCTGGGATTGACCTATCTGCAGCAGGACCAGTTCGATGATGCCGTCAGGGCTCTAGAAGAAGGCATCAGCCAGAACCCCGCGAGTGCCGACTTGCACTTTAATCTCGGCACGGCCTATGACAAGCTCAATCGCTTCGAGGACGTGGTGCGCGTCATGGAGACCGCGATTAAGCTGGATCCCCATCATGCCGATGCGCTCAACTATCTGGGTTATAGCTATGCAGAGCGAGGGCTCAAGATTGAGCAAGCACTTTCCTTGACCAGGCAGGCCGTCGCGCTGAAACCGAGTAATGGGTACTATGTCGATAGCCTCGCCTGGGCTCTGTTTAAGTCCGGCTTGTTGACCGAGGCATTGACCGAGATGAAACATGCGCTTACGCTCGCTGGGAACGATCCGGTGCTCTACGAGCATCTCGGCGATATCTACGCGAAGCAACAGAACCTCTCAGAGGCCCGCGAGGCCTGGCTCCATGCGCTGGAACTTGATCCCTCCAATACGAAGCTGATGGACCGATTTCGTGACCTCGGGATGGGCGATCCCGCCAAGGAGGAACGTATCCAACAGGCTAAACGGCGTGTATCAGAGAAGATACAGAGTCAGTCACCCAACCCCTAGTCACCTATCGCCTTTCTTATTTTCTTACCGTCTCCGCTACTCTAAACGCCTCCCCATATGACGGTGCGATCCATTTGGACCAGCGATGCCACCGCTAATCAGACTTCTTAGTCTCAGAATTATCAGCTAACTCGTTGGTATCACGGGGCTATGAACTCCAGACTGTTGGAGACTCTATCTGAGCCATCCCGACATCCAAGAAGCTGCAGTGAGCTCCAGGCTCCGTACAATGGACGACAAATATTGGCAGGTCAAAGCAAAAACTGGAGTGAATTTTCCTCCCATGGTCTCTTGTATCGTAGGATGAACATCGCAACCATATGATATTTAATATAACTCAGTATTTATCTCCCTGCGCTCATCTCCGGCATCGAACCTGCTAAAGGGTAAGGCAGCAGACAAAGATGTGAATCCTGGTAAGAGAAAATCAGGGTGTGAAGGGGGAAGGTCAGTGAACCATCAACAAGGAGGCAGTACGATGTTTAAGGCATTGCGTAAACAAGAGGGTTTCACCCTCATCGAGTTGATGATCGTTGTGGCGATCATCGGAATCTTGGCGGCCATCGCCATCCCGAACTTCCTGACCTATCAGTTGAAGTCGCGGCAGTCGGAAGCCAAGGTGAACCTGGGCGCGATTAAGACATCATTGATCGCCTTTCAGGCAGAACGCGGCTGCTATCTCGGCATTCCATCACCAGCACTTGGCGTAATAGCCCCAGCTGCGGGTACCAAGACAGTTGGTGTTGCCTGGCCCTCGGCGATCCTTTATCCAGCCAGTGCGGCTGGTACGGTATTTTGTACTGGTGCTGGTGCGGTATTCGTCGGTACGTTCACCGACATCGGGTTTGTCGCATCGGGTGTTACAAACTTTAGGTATGCAACTGGAGGTTCAGCCCTTGTCGCCCCCATTGCAGCCTGTCCGGCCCCCGCGGCCGTGGCTAGCGGAGTCGCAGTGGGTACTGATATCGGGGTTCTCGCCTCTGCCACATCGAATTTGGATGGGGATGCGAATCTCTCAATCTGGGGGGCGAGTAGTGATCAAGGAGCCCAGGACTGTTCAATCGGATTCTACTAGATCCGTCTGATTCGCTCATTTTCGCCGGCCACTCTTGTGGCCGGCGAAACGCTTATTTCGCTCAAGTCTTTCTTGTATGATTCCTGCACACATGCTCTCCGCCCGCCACGATCAACGGTTCGACTGGTTGACGCCGCTACTCATCGGAGTCAGTGCCTGTCTAGCTCTCGGGGCAGTGGTTCTGCTCCAGCAGAGACTGGACCAGGTGCAAGATCGGACTTCCTCCCAAATCCAAGGTCTCGCGAGTCTTCCCAAGGGCGAGTACCTCAAACCGGCGTTGCTCGGCTATCATCACTTAGGGGCTGATTTTCTCTGGCTTAGCTTGCTGCAGGTTGCCGGGAATAAGCGAAATAGCGCAGACGAGTATGAATGGATGT contains these protein-coding regions:
- a CDS encoding prepilin-type N-terminal cleavage/methylation domain-containing protein, with the translated sequence MFKALRKQEGFTLIELMIVVAIIGILAAIAIPNFLTYQLKSRQSEAKVNLGAIKTSLIAFQAERGCYLGIPSPALGVIAPAAGTKTVGVAWPSAILYPASAAGTVFCTGAGAVFVGTFTDIGFVASGVTNFRYATGGSALVAPIAACPAPAAVASGVAVGTDIGVLASATSNLDGDANLSIWGASSDQGAQDCSIGFY
- a CDS encoding tetratricopeptide repeat protein, translating into MQIFTIGFILSRTASSRGRSLLRGVAGALVPFALVACATAPHAPKEPLTTANVPKAMSSIHSPDAAASFHFMLGYQAELAQDMDRAIQEYQAALKTDPRSQSVNARLAGLYFSLGDVPNAVRYADQAAEGASQDAQLLTQMAGILASAGQGERAVTLLDRAIEVDPTSGDPYFTKGLLLLNLKRQPEAEQAVRAGLARVPESAVGYYHLGRILLDEGKGEEAAASLERAITVNASFEPAYLALASIYESRQDQERAVSVLRKYLQTVNPRNRDIRHQLVRLYVAAKDFPGARKELSDLLTEDPSDLDAQLRLALVYGEEKEYPKAIDQLLQILKARPTELKIRDYLGFLYEEAKDTKKAIETYTFNVQLEPSYFEGHLHLGVLFYRLKQFPEAITHLTKAITINPKQPESHIVLGLTYLQQDQFDDAVRALEEGISQNPASADLHFNLGTAYDKLNRFEDVVRVMETAIKLDPHHADALNYLGYSYAERGLKIEQALSLTRQAVALKPSNGYYVDSLAWALFKSGLLTEALTEMKHALTLAGNDPVLYEHLGDIYAKQQNLSEAREAWLHALELDPSNTKLMDRFRDLGMGDPAKEERIQQAKRRVSEKIQSQSPNP